Sequence from the Polypterus senegalus isolate Bchr_013 chromosome 3, ASM1683550v1, whole genome shotgun sequence genome:
GCCGTCACTATCTCCACTGTGCTTTGTGAACCCACTATTCGAAGTTACAACGCTGACACTCCGGAGCCTAAATGACACGTTATCGGATACTGCCGAGAAGTTTTCTTTTCCCAAGTCATCGATCACGTCGCTGTCCAGTCCACAGTATTTGAAGAAGCTCTCAAATTCCGAGAAGGCTTTGGAGTACCTGGAACTGATGTCCGAGTGCGATCGGAAGAGCCCTCTTTTGGGTGCCTCCGACTGCACCACAGTCTCTGTTACCTCTTGGTTGCTGGCTTTACAGGGACTAGGCTGATTGGGAGTCGTGGCGACAGCCTTCCCTTTTGCACTTTGCTGGTGGACTGCGTGTTCCACCCTGACGTTTTTAGAGGGTCGGACTTCAGGTGAAGCCACTTGCTTGTTGTCTTTCAGTGTGCCGTGAAACAGCCTCCGCACAAGGCTGCCTTTAGAAGAGTCACTGCTGGAGCCTTTGACTAGTTCGCACTTCTGTCGGTACATGACCAGAGAGTCCGGCCTCTGTTTCTTGGAGCTGCTTCGCCTGACAATAGTGGATGAGTTGTCGGTTGACGTGGGAGGGTCAGTTGCCACCATCGTCTCTTCCGTACTCTTCAAATTAGCGTGTGCCGGGTACGATTCGCTGCTTGTCTCTGAATCTGAACTGCATGCGACGACAGCCCCCTGTTTCGAGATTATCATCTGCTGTTGCTGCAGCTGTTGGCCCTTAACGAACTTGGCTTTATCCGCTGCCAGTCTCTCCACGGCGCTCACCTTCCCTCTGCTTTCAACTTCCATGTGCTTTCGCAGGTATTCCGGGCCCTTATTTAGAAGCCTTGCGGGTAAGGACGAAGTGCCACCAGTCACCGGCATCTGCCCGTTTTTTAAAAGTTCTGTTGCCATACCGGGGAAAAACAGCAGCCTCTAAAGCTAATGTGTAGTTCCTGTCGAGCATAACATACCAACAATCTGTCAAGTCTTCAAAACAGCACCTGTGGGATAAGGAAATTGACTTGTGCAATCGCTCTGTGTCACAGTTCATTCACCTTGAAATTTAAGCTGCTCCTTATTCCCTCCCCTAACGGGGCAGAGCAAAAACCTTcaagatcacacacacacacaaatgcgcTAGGCTGACAGGCACCTAGACATGTTTTCTTAGGTGTCCGGTAAGCGATCCCGCTTGCTGCCCTAAATAAATAGCGCTGTGATTACTTAACGTGCTTTTATTATAGTTTAATTTGCATCTGCTTTGAGCTCTGTAATCTATCAGTGTACACACAAGCAATAAGTAGTTCATTCATTTAACATATTACACTGTTCTGGAAAAAATACGCTCCGTCAAAAATTGTACTTGTTGTTTATAGATTTAAGGGTGTTGAATCCAAAACTGGTTTTCTCAGACAGGCAGAATTAATCTGTCACATCTTTGAGAGATGaaggtttaaattaaaaaaaatagcgaAAAACGTAGTATACGTTTGAAATGAATTGTGTTCAAACGAATTAATTATGAATgcttaataattatttttgtccCGTGCCTCCAGACTTACCAGTACGAGAAATTCTCAAAAGTATTATGTACCGTTTGACTCGTGTTAATGTCTAGTTACGCAAGACGTCATCATATTTGTAGGGGGTACCCCCTATTGTTTGGGCCTTTTTAGGACATTTTGGGCCATATTTTGTGCAAGAAATTACACCATTATGATAAAGATTAAACCAATAGGTATCTTCAGCAAAACTTATCAGGAGTTCACAACTTAATGGGATAGAAAGAGTCAAAGttgctccttttcacaaaacttagaAAAAATAGGGTTCAGTAATATAGGCCCATGgtgtgtcattttatgctatttcacgGTTGCTGGTAAAAAATATGATAATGTTTCAGGTATTTGACACTTTACTGATGGTCCTGACACAGTCTAGAAGCTACTTTTAGAGgttaaaaatgtcacatttcaaGCACACAAGCATGTGGGAAGTCGTTTTAGATTATTTTGAGGTCAGTGGTTACAAATGTAGTGTtatcttttgatttttgatcctgtactagggatctagccctccATGGACCTctgtcagagggtgaaaaatgatacatttcttttacaattcagaatatttaatatttagacatttaaattgaagtacatattttaatatttcaaatatttgatgcaaaTATTCTTGTTTAATATGTACTTTTACCTCATGAggtaaattattagttattatgaacaccctgaattagggaGGCTTATATTTAGActtttttgacttgaaaaaataataaattacatatccatccatgtccagcccgctatatcctaactacagggtcacggggtctataattgttttaaatataattattacttacaaaaagtatCCACTTGgtagtattttccttttttaatcctATGAAATTGTTTCTCGGTGGAATGACTAACAGATGTCCGCCAACATAGACTCACTCCACTTTTCACTATGACATTTCTCTATTTAAGTAATGTCCTAGCGGAACCTCACCGCTTGTTCATCAGAGATCACTCCCATgttcttggagaaaaaaaaaatcaaaattagagTGTAGGAAATAgatttttaaagacatgttgcACCCAAGTGCATGCTAAGCAGGAAATGAGAAGCTCCACAACTATAGTTCCTCATGCAGTTTTTACCTTTGTATTCCCAAGACAATTTTTGCACATGGTTTTTTTCAGTAAAGAAAGGGTGTGTATGCTTGTACCATTTGCTTACCTCTTACCTGGCCAAGACCTTAGAAATGGGGTCAACCTGCCCTTGCATATTTCtataaaaacctttttaaacaacaacattctcctgtataataaaaaaaaaatctttctaagCTTAAAAATAAATAGCAGATCAAGTTACAGTGCACAGTGTGCTATTTGGTCAGTTTAACCTGTATTATTTTGTCAGCATGAAATATGTGTGAATTGTGTGCATTGACTTCTTAAAATATATTCACTTAGTTCACACACACATGTTGATTCACATTAATCTTACCATATTTGGGATCTCTTGCACAGTTCTGTATTGAATGTTGAGGGTAATAATCACTTGTCTCTTTTACATGGTATGATTAGGCTAATATTGTTGAAGAAACTGAAATAACCAAATAAACTCCCTTTATTTAGTTCACTACGTTAATGAATGTCCCTACACAGTACTTTACGGTTGCAGTATTGTCATAGAGTTGTTCATGTAAGCAGGCTATCTACtgtagtggctaaggctttggagTTAATACAACAAGCTTGTTGCTTCAGTTCTTGCCTCTGCCTGGTTAAATGACCTTGAACAAGTCTCTTAatttgcttgtgctccaattctAAAAATATGTATATGAAGATTTGTACTTCATTCTTATGTTGTAAGTCACGTTAGACAAAGATGTCAAGCAAATATATGATGTTAAtattgtgacctgtagggggtgcCACTGAACCCCCAAACCCACTAACACACCAACACAATTCCGggttcaaataatttatttttagcaaATACCTTCACATGTTATTCATACATACAGCACAGTCAAAATTCCTGTTATTCTCTCTTCCTTCCACTCTTTGTGGTTTCCCCGGTGCTTGACTTAGGAACTGAAGTTCTGCATTCCAGTCAACATCATGACTTCCCCAGGGCTCACTGGGTTTAGGCACATGTTCTTCATCTGTGAATAGTGGGGCAAGGTTATCGTAACTAGTGTGGGTTG
This genomic interval carries:
- the fam110c gene encoding protein FAM110C, coding for MATELLKNGQMPVTGGTSSLPARLLNKGPEYLRKHMEVESRGKVSAVERLAADKAKFVKGQQLQQQQMIISKQGAVVACSSDSETSSESYPAHANLKSTEETMVATDPPTSTDNSSTIVRRSSSKKQRPDSLVMYRQKCELVKGSSSDSSKGSLVRRLFHGTLKDNKQVASPEVRPSKNVRVEHAVHQQSAKGKAVATTPNQPSPCKASNQEVTETVVQSEAPKRGLFRSHSDISSRYSKAFSEFESFFKYCGLDSDVIDDLGKENFSAVSDNVSFRLRSVSVVTSNSGFTKHSGDSDGLLEEELNVKTTASTGTSAVERNARVIKWLYGCRNAREAGRALRELV